The Dreissena polymorpha isolate Duluth1 chromosome 10, UMN_Dpol_1.0, whole genome shotgun sequence genome includes a region encoding these proteins:
- the LOC127848194 gene encoding uncharacterized protein LOC127848194 isoform X1, producing MATFSQSTINKGSDIVQDFLCSTCEDKKLDNTADFYCESCVKFFCGNCINLHSQLFTKHDTFGREHMKKWPVTKKVEDFLLKCDVHKDENLKMFCDEHSELCCTNCAFLNHRHCPKVTLISDIVKIQSTDLKKLSVSIQTILEEMRKLQGNQEASLQYMQNFFDEQLQKIHETRRKINAALDTIEQKTLNEMKDTLTKLQASCKDDVDKCISLQDELKQLRDAIQDISDKSKLELSFIATWKCKDKIQHCETFLKKNSLQVRVSITFQPNSEIVQYLSKLSGLGKIDHSTQTLRVQENPNKVFTVQGKSAHYVKISSDLIECYIRAICVLPEGQVLVADYSNDTIKLLDQQHKVVSHCSVTSSPIDMCQITPTEVAVTLKSEVQFITVNNRKLVTGRKLQLQHECRGIACHQDDLYITDMTALYKYTLSGKKVSKMYEDKPGYLTVFKCAVSPTGDKLYITNYSHAHAKLLTLARNGSVLATFTDPALKDPCYVHVTPAGQVLVCGSLSHTIIQVDDEGRKKLAILATKEDGVVSPRSVCYNRHTASILVGLHDNNSILVFKVQ from the exons ATGGCAACCTTTTCACAATCAACCATTAACAAGGGATCTGACATAGTCCAAGACTTCTTGTGCTCGACCTGTGAAGACAAGAAATTGGATAATACAGCTGATTTCTACTGTGAATCTTGTGTTAAGTTTTTCTGTGGGAATTGTATTAACCTGCACAGCCAGTTGTTTACTAAACATGACACTTTTGGAAGGGAACACATGAAGAAATGGCCAGTGACAAAGAAAGTGGAAGATTTTCTTCTGAAATGCGATGTccataaagatgaaaacctgaaAATGTTTTGCGATGAACACAGTGAGCTGTGCTGCACAAATTGTGCATTCCTTAATCACAG ACACTGTCCAAAGGTAACTCTTATATCGGACATAGTAAAAATCCAGTCCACAGACCTTAAAAAACTGTCAGTTTCTATCCAAACAATTCTGGAAGAAATGAGGAAACTTCAAGGCAACCAAGAGGCTAGCCTTCAGTATATGCAAAATTTCTTCGATGAGCAGTTACAAAAGATACATGAAACTCGGCGAAAAATAAATGCAGCATTAGACACGATTGAACAGAAGACACTGAATGAAATGAAAGATACACTGACAAAACTGCAAGCCTCTTGCAAAGATGATGTTGACAAATGTATCAGTCTTCAGGATGAATTGAAACAACTTCGAGATGCCATTCAGGACATAAGTGATAAAAGCAAGCTGGAACTATCGTTTATAGCCACCTGGAAATGCAAGGACAAAATACAGCATTGTGAAACCTTTCTAAAGAAGAACTCTCTTCAGGTTAGAGTTTCAATAACATTTCAGCCTAACAGTGAAATTGTACAGTACTTGTCTAAACTGTCAGGTCTTGGAAAGATTGACCACAGTACACAGACATTGAGGGTACAAGAGAATCCAAACAAGGTATTCACTGTGCAGGGAAAGTCTGCACATTATGTAAAAATTTCAAGTGATTTAATTGAATGCTATATCCGTGCCATCTGTGTCCTCCCAGAAGGACAGGTCCTTGTAGCAGACTATAGTAATGACACAATCAAGCTGCTTGACCAGCAGCAcaaggtggtgagtcactgtagTGTGACAAGCTCGCCAATTGATatgtgtcagatcacacccaCTGAAGTGGCTGTGACTTTGAAAAGTGAGGTCCAGTTCATCACAGTCAACAACAGGAAACTGGTGACAGGAAGGAAGCTTCAGTTACAGCATGAATGCAGAGGTATTGCCTGCCACCAGGATGACCTGTATATAACTGATATGACAGCACTCTACAAGTACACACTGAGTGGGAAAAAGGTCAGCAAGATGTATGAGGATAAACCAGGTTATTTGACAG TATttaagtgtgctgtgagtcccacaggggacaagtTGTACATCACAAACTACTCCCATGCCCATGCCAagctcctcaccctggccagAAATGGTTCAGTCCTTGCCACCTTCACTGACCCTGCACTAAAAGACCCATGCTATGTACACGTAacacctgcaggccaggtgctggtatgTGGATCCCTGTCACACACTATCATACAGGTGGACGATGAGGGCAGAAAGAAGCTGGCTATTCTTGCTACAAAGGAGGATGGAGTGGTGTCCCcacggtcagtctgctacaacagacaCACTGCATCCATCCTTGTGGGACTTCATGACAACAACAGTATCCTGGTGTTCAAAGTGCAATAG